One Methanobacterium formicicum DSM 3637 genomic window, ATCTTTGGTGAATTATTGATGAATTGAATGAATTATTATGGAATGAAATCTATGAAATGAATTTACCTAGGAATGAATTTATCGCATGAATAATTTTTCAATTCAGTAATAAAAATTATTCTGTTTAAGTTATTAAAATTAGCTTCAATTTTATTGGTTTTTTAATTTTATTTATAAATCCAGATTTAACCCCTAACTTTAGTACAATCCACCATCAAGATAGTTGTTTATCCGATCGTTGGTGGACTGGTGTACTCTTCTTATAACTGCTTTACCCTCTTTTATCTCAGCCAAAGTGGCCATGACCTTTAAATCACGGAGGTAGCGTATGAATTCATCTGCTTGTTCCTTGTTTTCCACTTCGATGAGCAGATCCTCTGCTGCCAGTTCACCATTTTCCACCTTACTTATGGTTTCCAGCATGGGGTAAAGTATGGATTCTCCCATTCGCAGGGCTCTTTCCCGACGAGCATCCTTTGATTCAGCTGTTTCATGGGACTGGAATCCTTCCCTGATTATCCTGCTAAATAAAAATGCACGGGCCAGGTCAAAGGGAAAACTCAGTGCATATTCAAGTTCGGCTGCCTGGGCCTGGGATGAGGTGTACTTCAATGGATCCAGTTGCATCTGGGGGTCTTTCATCACCACTCCCTCCCGGTCATGCTCTCCCAGTTCCTTCACGATCTCCAGGATCCTCTGGGGTGCCTTTTTAACTGGAAACACTCCCAAAAGCTTTACTGGTTCCAGGTTGTAATCTGCCAGTATCTCCCTTTTGGCCATTATGGGTAAGGCCACGTTGGTGAGTTTTTCCCTGAGATCGAATATTCGGAACCCTAACTTCCCCACCTCAGGGTAGTAATGGGAGACGTAAGGGTTCAGGGTGCCCACCATTTCTCCACAGATAACCATCTGAGGATAATCCTGGAAGAAATCATCCAGATCCAGTATTTCCCGGGCCTTACGGCTGGTGTATGGACATACATAACCTCCCCGGGTAAAGGCCACTATTTCAGAATCAACCAGAGCTATGCGAACGTTGTAGCCGTTCATCTTCTCTTCTACTGCCACTTTGTCCGGGAAATGTTTTTCCAGTGCCGGGTGTAACATAAGGATTCTTCTTATCTTGGGGAATCCCCTTATAACTTCTATTTCTTCCCCTTTTATTACCATGGTCCCTGCTTCAACTGGTCCCAGCCCTTTCCGGAACTGGATGGCATTCATACCTTTCTTCTGGTATTTTTTTATGATACCCTTGTGGTAGGCATCCTCCAATCTAGGAGATGGTATATCCAGTAGATGGGAAACTTCTTCATCATTTACCAGAGGTGGAATCTTTTTTTCTCTCATATGACCCGGTTTAAAATGGGATTTTTTTATTTCAGATAGTAAAGTTATGATAATGTTTATAAAAAAAGTTAAAAATGGGGATTATAGAAATCCCCCTTTATATGGGTTTTAGTTTTAGATCATTTTTCCAGTTCTTATTCATAGATCATTTTTCCAGTTCCACCACCAGTTTCAGGAAGTCGGTTTTGGTGATGATTCCACTCATTCCCTCTTCATTCATCACTGGTAATCCACTGAAGTTTTCATCCAGCAGGATCTGTGCTGCTTCGGCCATGGTTGTTTCTTCGGTGATGGTTTTCACGTTCTGGATCATCACGTCTTCCACCAGCAGGTTACGTATTCTGGCGGGTTTGTACTTGTCAGGAACGACTTTTCGGAAGGACATCATGGCCATGGCGATGTCTTTAGCAGTTATCATTCCCTGAAGCTGTCCATCTTCCATTACTGGGAGTCGACCAATACCTTCATCAATGATGATCCTCCTGGCGTGTACCAGCCGGTCCTGTGGTCCGATAGTGGTGACATCAGATTGCATTCGCTCTTTAACTGTGATGTCGGTGAATGGTCTGCCCTGGCAGGTGTGCAGGAAGTCTGTTTTGGTGATCATCCCTATAATCTCCATACCATCGGTTACAGTCAGGCCCCCAATTCCATTTTCAAGCATAAGTTGGGCTGCATCCCCCAATGTTTGGTTTCCATCAGCAATTAATGGTTGGGCTGTCATCACTGTGGAAACATGGAAGTGGGATGGTGCCAGGTTGCCGTATTTGGATGAACCCAGGCGAATGGATATGTCTTTCTCGGTTATGATACCTACCAATTCTTTTTGATGGTCCTGGTTGGTGTTTATAACCGGTAACCTGGATACTTTATTTTTTTTCATTAATTTCAGTGCATCATGGATGTTCTGGTCTTTGTCCACTACAACTGCACCTTTGGCCATTATATCTTTCACATGCATCTTGGATTCCCCCGGTATTACTGTATTCCCCGGATTATATCCGTTTTGGTGATTATTCCCACCAGTTCATTGCCGTCTACAACTGGCATTCCACTAACCTCATTTTTAGCCATTATTGCAGCTGCACTGGCGGCGTCTTCGTCCTGTTCGATTTTTATAAGGTGATTGGTCATGATATCCCCTGCTGTGACCATGGACACCTCCCGAACATTTCTCTTCTCCTGACCGTCAATGTTACGCAGGAATGCTATTTTCTCCACGCTTACTCCGGTTTCAGGATCTTCTACATTGGCAAAGGATATGTTAGCAGAGGTTATGATACCCACTGGCTCATTATCCCTCATCACGATGACTTTACCTATTTTATCATCTTCCATTACACTTATGACATGACCTATGCTGTGGTTTTCATTGACAGTTATCACTTCGCTGGTCATGAGGTCGGATACTTTCCATTTGCCCGTGTATTTCTGGAGGTAGAAGTTCATAAGGTCGCTTTTGGTTACAATCCCCACTACTTCATCCCCATCCACAACCGGTACTGAGCTGATGTCGTTTTTGATCATGAGCTCTACTGCCTCCTGAACTTCACGGAAGGGGTTGATGGTTAGTGGATTGGGTGTCATGACCCGGCGGATGCTGATTTTGTCGATGGTCCTCCTTTTCCATTTTGGTCCGTTGGATCTCATTTTTCGGGTTAAGTCTTTTTCAGTCAGGATGCCCACTGGTTTACCTTCCTGGTCAACTACTAAAATGCGGCTGTAACCGTATTTAATCATTAGGTTTCGGGCATGGCTTACTTGTTCGTTTTCCTCGGCTAAGATTACTTCCTCGTTCATTACATCCTCGATTTTCATCATGCAACTCACCCCTAAACATTTGAAGCCGGTTTAGGAACTCACGGCTCTTAATATGTCACTTTCTGTTATTATTCCCCGTAGTTCCCCATTTTCAACTACGGGAAGTCCACCTATGCCTTTTTCTTCCATCAAGTCACATATGTCTCCTAGATGGGCGGTGACTGTGGCTGAGATTACTTCAGATTCCATGATCTCGGTGATGGTGGTGTTGAGGATTTCCTCGGCACTGTTGGTTATCATGTGTTCAAAGGCACTGTTTTTACCTAAAAATTCCAGGATATCGGTGGCGGTGACAATTCCCACTATTTTATCCTCTTCAGGGTGAGGTGTCTTACGCTCTTCACCCACTACCGGGATTCTGCGGAGTTTGTTACGGACCATTATCTTGGATGCCCCTTCAATACGGGTCCCGGGGGTGGTGGTGATTACACTGTTGTGCATGTAGTCTTCAACCTTTTCATCGGTGAGTACTCCGGCCATCAACAGTACAAAATCTCTTTCAGAAACTATTCCTTCTATTTTATGATTTGAATCCACTATAGGCAGGGCCCCCACTCCTTTAGCAGTCATTTTGGTTACTGCATTGGTTATGGAGTCCCTGGTATTGATGGTTTCCACGTTACGAGTCATGATCATTTTCACTGGTTCGTTGATGGCTGCAGGGAAGTTGTCCTGATGTTTTTCTTCCAGGATCTTGTACTTGTCCCCACCTCCTAAAAAGTCCAGAATGTCCATGGATGTGACGATTCCCAGAAGCTTCTCACTCCCTGGATCAGTTATGGGAAGTCGTCTGAACTTGTTTTTTACCATTATTTCAGCCGCTTCTTTTATGGTGGCGGTTTGAGGTGCGGTTACCACCTTTTTCGTTGCTATGCTCATCACGTCTCCATCATGCTGGGATTCGTGGGTTTCAAATTCCAATGGACCGCGGTCCATTGATTTCACCAGGTTTATGGTTTGTCTTTTTCTCATCTATACACCTCTAAATATTAGAGATAACATTGAATCCATCTTTAAGCCTTTAATGTGGGCTTAAAGATAACCTTGAATTCAGATATAACCTTGAATAAATTCTTAAAGGTAACCTTTAATTCATCCTTAGATTTAACCGTGAATAAAGCCTTGAATTCGTATTTATAGATAGAATTGTTGTAGATAGAAATAATCCTGAATTTATCTAAAATAACATGATTTCTTAAAAATAGTTTAGCACCCAATTTAGGGGATGTTACAGTTACTGGCCGGGACATCATCTGATATAGGACCATAAAATATCTTCCCTTGAAACTATACCAACAAGATCGGCTTCTTTAGCTCTTCGGGGTTCTCTTTTAACATATACTGGATTTTCAACCACGGGTATTCTCCCAATATCGTACTCCAGTATTATTTCCCCAGCCTCGCGGGTAGGGGTAAGGGGGGTTGCCACCACAGGGGGTGTTTTCATGACCTTCTCCACCATAACCGAACCACCTCTTTCATGGGAATCTGACTCAAACCCCATTCTGGCATTGCCGGATTTGATGATGTCCATCCTGGTGATGATCCCTATGATTTTATTCTTCTTCATCACTGGCAGTCCGGAAAATCCGTATTCATCCATTCGTTTCCATACATGAGATATTAGGTCATTGTAATTGCAGGTAACCACGTTGGGACTGATTAATCCCTTCAGGGTTTGGGTGTCGGTTTCAAGTCCGTTGTAGAGGAATTTCCTTAAAATATCAGCTACAGTTATTATTCCCACCAGTTGCATGCTGTCTGCTGACTCCACTACCGGAGCGTACACAGTGTCTGCTTTCATTATCTCCCTGGCAAGCTGGAGTAAATCCATATCTGGAGTGGCTATCACCCGGGGTTTTTGCATGATACCCCTGGCATCAATGTTGGATTTGGTGGATGATATGTTCATCATATCTCCACGGGTTATAGCACCTTCTAAGCGGTTATCGGACACTACGAGGAT contains:
- a CDS encoding RNA ligase is translated as MREKKIPPLVNDEEVSHLLDIPSPRLEDAYHKGIIKKYQKKGMNAIQFRKGLGPVEAGTMVIKGEEIEVIRGFPKIRRILMLHPALEKHFPDKVAVEEKMNGYNVRIALVDSEIVAFTRGGYVCPYTSRKAREILDLDDFFQDYPQMVICGEMVGTLNPYVSHYYPEVGKLGFRIFDLREKLTNVALPIMAKREILADYNLEPVKLLGVFPVKKAPQRILEIVKELGEHDREGVVMKDPQMQLDPLKYTSSQAQAAELEYALSFPFDLARAFLFSRIIREGFQSHETAESKDARRERALRMGESILYPMLETISKVENGELAAEDLLIEVENKEQADEFIRYLRDLKVMATLAEIKEGKAVIRRVHQSTNDRINNYLDGGLY
- a CDS encoding CBS domain-containing protein, with the translated sequence MHVKDIMAKGAVVVDKDQNIHDALKLMKKNKVSRLPVINTNQDHQKELVGIITEKDISIRLGSSKYGNLAPSHFHVSTVMTAQPLIADGNQTLGDAAQLMLENGIGGLTVTDGMEIIGMITKTDFLHTCQGRPFTDITVKERMQSDVTTIGPQDRLVHARRIIIDEGIGRLPVMEDGQLQGMITAKDIAMAMMSFRKVVPDKYKPARIRNLLVEDVMIQNVKTITEETTMAEAAQILLDENFSGLPVMNEEGMSGIITKTDFLKLVVELEK
- a CDS encoding CBS domain-containing protein; this encodes MKIEDVMNEEVILAEENEQVSHARNLMIKYGYSRILVVDQEGKPVGILTEKDLTRKMRSNGPKWKRRTIDKISIRRVMTPNPLTINPFREVQEAVELMIKNDISSVPVVDGDEVVGIVTKSDLMNFYLQKYTGKWKVSDLMTSEVITVNENHSIGHVISVMEDDKIGKVIVMRDNEPVGIITSANISFANVEDPETGVSVEKIAFLRNIDGQEKRNVREVSMVTAGDIMTNHLIKIEQDEDAASAAAIMAKNEVSGMPVVDGNELVGIITKTDIIRGIQ
- a CDS encoding CBS domain-containing protein, which translates into the protein MRKRQTINLVKSMDRGPLEFETHESQHDGDVMSIATKKVVTAPQTATIKEAAEIMVKNKFRRLPITDPGSEKLLGIVTSMDILDFLGGGDKYKILEEKHQDNFPAAINEPVKMIMTRNVETINTRDSITNAVTKMTAKGVGALPIVDSNHKIEGIVSERDFVLLMAGVLTDEKVEDYMHNSVITTTPGTRIEGASKIMVRNKLRRIPVVGEERKTPHPEEDKIVGIVTATDILEFLGKNSAFEHMITNSAEEILNTTITEIMESEVISATVTAHLGDICDLMEEKGIGGLPVVENGELRGIITESDILRAVSS
- a CDS encoding CBS domain-containing protein is translated as MEEVMTPDPVTVSVDTHATRVRSIFREEGFRTILVVSDNRLEGAITRGDMMNISSTKSNIDARGIMQKPRVIATPDMDLLQLAREIMKADTVYAPVVESADSMQLVGIITVADILRKFLYNGLETDTQTLKGLISPNVVTCNYNDLISHVWKRMDEYGFSGLPVMKKNKIIGIITRMDIIKSGNARMGFESDSHERGGSVMVEKVMKTPPVVATPLTPTREAGEIILEYDIGRIPVVENPVYVKREPRRAKEADLVGIVSREDILWSYIR